In Nonomuraea sp. NBC_00507, the following are encoded in one genomic region:
- a CDS encoding acyltransferase family protein yields the protein MGLTVERPATRERLAGLDGIRGLAALFVVLHHCWLLSFPGFPVNDAPWWTGWLLYGHFAVVVFIVLSGFSLAVSPARSGWQLGGIPTFFKRRAWRILPPYWAALLFSLVIAWTVIPQPGQQTPTGQSVLIYGLLLQDVFGSPSPNGALWSIAVEAQLYLVFPLMLLVLRKMGAAVMLGAVTLIVVAVGALAPAVPAVDLLMRLTPQFAALFAMGAVCAGIVRAQERTGHLAWHWFAAAAALPVLLLIVVAGPVWVVANLFWVDLAVGPAAGLLLTGVATGKPVWLVRLLDTRPLRRLGSFSYSLYLIHSPIVVMVNRLIVAPHVPPGMPAFLLTLALSVPASVGAAWLFASVFELPFQRHRSWKSLRAAVRARFR from the coding sequence GTGGGGCTGACAGTAGAGCGTCCGGCAACGCGGGAAAGGCTTGCCGGACTCGACGGCATACGGGGCCTAGCCGCGTTATTCGTCGTCCTCCACCATTGCTGGCTCCTGTCCTTCCCCGGGTTTCCGGTCAACGACGCGCCCTGGTGGACGGGATGGCTGCTCTACGGCCATTTCGCGGTCGTGGTGTTCATCGTCCTGTCGGGCTTCTCGCTGGCGGTCTCGCCCGCCCGGTCCGGCTGGCAGCTGGGCGGCATCCCCACGTTCTTCAAGCGTCGAGCGTGGCGCATCCTGCCGCCGTACTGGGCGGCTCTGCTCTTCAGCCTGGTGATCGCGTGGACGGTCATCCCGCAGCCCGGGCAGCAGACGCCCACAGGGCAGTCGGTCCTCATCTACGGGCTGCTGCTGCAGGACGTCTTCGGCTCCCCCAGCCCCAATGGGGCACTGTGGTCGATCGCCGTCGAGGCGCAGCTCTACCTGGTCTTCCCGCTGATGCTGCTGGTCCTGCGCAAGATGGGCGCGGCGGTGATGCTCGGCGCGGTTACCTTGATCGTCGTGGCGGTGGGGGCGCTGGCGCCTGCCGTACCGGCCGTGGACCTGCTGATGCGGCTGACTCCGCAGTTCGCCGCGCTCTTCGCCATGGGCGCCGTCTGCGCCGGCATCGTGCGTGCGCAGGAGCGTACGGGCCACCTGGCCTGGCACTGGTTCGCGGCGGCGGCCGCGCTCCCGGTGCTCCTGCTGATCGTGGTGGCCGGGCCGGTATGGGTGGTCGCGAACCTCTTCTGGGTGGATCTCGCGGTCGGCCCGGCTGCCGGGTTGCTGCTGACGGGTGTGGCGACAGGCAAGCCGGTCTGGCTCGTACGACTGCTCGACACCCGTCCGCTCCGGCGGCTGGGCTCCTTCTCCTACAGCCTCTACCTGATCCACTCACCGATCGTCGTCATGGTGAACCGGCTCATCGTCGCCCCGCACGTGCCACCGGGCATGCCGGCGTTCCTCCTCACGCTCGCCCTGTCCGTGCCGGCGAGTGTGGGTGCGGCGTGGTTGTTCGCTTCGGTCTTCGAATTGCCCTTCCAACGGCACCGGAGCTGGAAGAGCCTGCGCGCCGCCGTACGTGCGCGGTTCAGGTGA
- a CDS encoding O-antigen ligase family protein: protein MKPTALPRRADGATLVGLFVLILLILPARLAVAGLPLSLTPAEIMALVLGVVWVCAQMISTAGVAKGSNPIRTSIFAYGMILLAVYGYTTSLYLPSDELNLADHTIVLYLGYVGLLLVVCDGIGSRERLDFVLKALVIGGTFAAIVALMQFRLDFDLTQYMKIPGLRHTSAEEVPTVISRSDLRRVAGTLGHPIEFGALSAMLLPLAAHLGFQARSRGQAATRWWICAVIIAAGLMFSVSRTAVLGLAGAGLILLLGWSNRRRIVTIGAFAVFLGFMKVLAPGLIGTFYNLFAGAGDDSSIMYRTHDYPFAMREFAKSPIFGRGPGTWYPFKHQVFDNQYLLSLVETGLLGVLGFVGVIVCGIVVALRVRRLSTDPNVRNLGLTIAACLVIPLLGAATFDMLSFPGITSVMFLLVGAAGALLRYERADQADKLLLSSFQEPADRSRSLIALTGNGHGSARSGSS, encoded by the coding sequence ATGAAACCGACCGCCCTGCCGCGGCGCGCTGACGGCGCCACGTTGGTCGGCTTGTTCGTCCTGATCCTGCTGATTCTCCCGGCCCGTCTGGCGGTGGCCGGGCTTCCTCTGTCGCTCACGCCCGCCGAGATCATGGCCCTGGTGCTGGGCGTGGTCTGGGTGTGCGCGCAGATGATCAGTACGGCAGGCGTGGCCAAGGGCAGCAACCCGATCCGCACGTCGATCTTCGCGTACGGCATGATCCTGCTGGCCGTCTACGGGTACACGACCTCCCTGTATCTGCCCTCCGACGAGCTCAACCTCGCCGACCACACGATCGTGCTCTACCTGGGGTACGTGGGCCTGCTGCTGGTGGTCTGCGATGGCATCGGCAGTCGCGAGCGCCTCGATTTCGTCCTCAAGGCGCTCGTGATCGGCGGCACGTTCGCCGCGATCGTCGCCCTGATGCAGTTCAGGCTCGACTTCGACCTCACCCAGTACATGAAGATCCCCGGGCTCCGCCACACCTCCGCGGAAGAGGTGCCGACCGTGATCTCCCGGTCGGACCTGCGCCGGGTCGCCGGCACGCTCGGGCACCCGATCGAGTTCGGCGCGCTGTCGGCGATGCTGCTGCCGCTGGCCGCGCATCTCGGCTTCCAGGCGCGCAGCCGTGGTCAGGCCGCGACTCGCTGGTGGATCTGCGCCGTCATCATCGCGGCCGGCCTGATGTTCTCGGTCTCCAGGACCGCCGTGCTCGGCCTGGCCGGGGCGGGGCTGATCCTCCTGCTCGGCTGGTCCAACCGGCGCCGGATCGTCACCATCGGCGCGTTCGCGGTGTTCCTGGGCTTCATGAAGGTCCTGGCGCCGGGCCTGATCGGCACGTTCTACAACCTGTTCGCCGGCGCCGGTGACGACAGCAGCATCATGTACCGCACCCACGACTACCCCTTCGCGATGCGGGAGTTCGCCAAGAGCCCGATCTTCGGTCGTGGGCCCGGCACCTGGTATCCGTTCAAGCATCAGGTGTTCGACAACCAGTACCTGCTGTCTCTGGTGGAGACCGGGTTGCTCGGGGTGCTGGGCTTCGTCGGCGTGATCGTGTGCGGGATCGTCGTGGCCCTCCGGGTTCGCCGGCTGAGCACCGACCCGAACGTCCGCAACCTGGGACTGACCATCGCCGCCTGCCTGGTGATCCCGCTGCTGGGTGCGGCCACTTTCGACATGCTCTCCTTCCCCGGCATCACCAGCGTGATGTTCCTGCTGGTCGGCGCGGCCGGGGCGCTGCTGCGGTACGAGCGCGCGGATCAGGCGGACAAGCTGCTCCTGAGCTCCTTCCAGGAGCCCGCGGACCGGTCGCGCTCGCTGATCGCGCTGACCGGCAACGGCCACGGCAGCGCGAGATCGGGATCGTCGTAG
- a CDS encoding dTDP-4-dehydrorhamnose 3,5-epimerase family protein, with the protein MRVEHLEIEGVLLFVPTPSHDDRGFFTRTFDAAIAAEHGLDHTAFVQDSQSRSRMGTIRGMHGRSGRGEAKLVRTAHGAVLDILVDARPASPTFGSHITIRLDDVSFANLYVPPGILHGYQALTEHADVCYRIDREHDPAEDLAVRYDDPDLALPWPLPVSAISERDRSAGSWKELRSSLSA; encoded by the coding sequence GTGAGAGTCGAGCATCTGGAGATCGAGGGCGTGCTGCTGTTCGTCCCGACGCCGAGCCACGACGATCGAGGCTTCTTCACCAGGACCTTCGACGCCGCGATCGCCGCGGAGCACGGGTTGGACCACACAGCGTTCGTCCAGGACAGCCAGTCGCGCTCGCGTATGGGCACTATCAGGGGCATGCACGGCCGCTCCGGTCGCGGCGAGGCCAAGCTGGTGCGGACGGCGCACGGCGCCGTGCTCGACATCCTCGTGGACGCGCGGCCGGCCTCACCCACGTTCGGCTCCCACATCACCATCCGGCTCGACGATGTGTCGTTCGCGAACCTCTACGTGCCGCCGGGGATTCTGCACGGCTACCAGGCGCTGACCGAGCACGCCGATGTCTGCTACCGCATCGACAGGGAGCACGACCCCGCCGAGGACCTGGCCGTCCGCTACGACGATCCCGATCTCGCGCTGCCGTGGCCGTTGCCGGTCAGCGCGATCAGCGAGCGCGACCGGTCCGCGGGCTCCTGGAAGGAGCTCAGGAGCAGCTTGTCCGCCTGA